Part of the uncultured Cohaesibacter sp. genome is shown below.
TAAGACCACGGAAGTCGCGTACACGAGGCAGCGCAATGGTGATCAGACGATCGAGAAATTCGTACATACGGTCGCCGCGCAGCGTAACTTTCACGCCAATCGGCATGCCTTCACGAACCTTGAAGGTCGCGATGGATTTACGAGCTTTGGTGATCACTGGCTTCTGACCAGCGATAGCCTGCAGATCTTCCAAGGCAGCTTTCACTTTCTTGGAGTCATTAACCGCTTCACCAACACCAATGTTCAGAACAACTTTCTCGAGCTTTGGCATCCGGTGCGGATTGCTGTAGCTGAACTGTTCCTGCATCTTGGAGCGGATGACATCTTCATAAAGCGTCTTAAGACGCGGAGTGTAAGTAGCCTCAGCCATCGATCACATCTCCCGAACGCTTGGCCACACGCACTTTGTTGCCTTCCTTGACAGTGAAACCAACGCGGGTTGGTTTGTTGTCTTTCGGGTCAGCCAAAGCCAGGTTGGACAGGTGAATCGGAGCTTCTTTGGTAACGATGCCCGCTTCCTGCAACTGGGTCTGACGCTGATGGCGTTTGACCAGGTTTACACCGCGCACGATCGCCCGCTCTTCAGCTGGCATCACCTGCACAATTTCACCGCTCTTGCCCTTGTCTTTACCGGCAAGAACAATGACGCGATCACCCTTTTTGAGTTTCGCAGCCATTACAGCACCTCCGGAGCAAGGGAAATGATTTTCATATGGTTATGAGCACGCAGCTCACGAGGAACCGGGCCGAAGATACGGGTACCGATTGGTTCCTTGTTGTTGTTCACCAGAACAGCTGCACTGCGGTCAAAACGGATGACGCTGCCGTCCGGACGACGAATAGCCTTTGCGGTACGAACCACAACTGCCTTCATCACATCGCCCTTCTTAACGCGTCCACGCGGAATAGCTTCCTTGACGGATACGACGATGATATCGCCGATCCCTGCGTATTTCCGTTTGGAGCCGCCGAGCACTTTGATGCACATGACACGACGAGCGCCGGAGTTATCCGCGACGTCAAGGTTTGTTTGCATCTGAATCATGACTGGCCGCCTTTATAATTCTCCCCAAACGCATCACTGCGTAGGGTTTACGTCCAATTGCCAAGCTGGATTAAGAGGTCGGAAGTTCTTTACCGACAACAACCCAACGTTTCGATTTCGAAATAGGAGCAGATTCCTGAATGTAAATCTGATCACCTACTTTGAAGGAATTGCCCTCGTCATGAGCCTGATAACGCTTGGAACGACGCACCGTCTTCTTGAGAAGCGGATGCGTGAAACGGCGTTCAACCTTCACGACGACAGTTTTATCCTGCTTGTCGCTGACGACGAGGCCTTGCAAAATTCTCTTTGGCATCCCGTCTCTCCTATTCTGCTGACTCTGCGCGCTTCTGCTGCGCGATGGTCATCAGGCGTGCAATGTCACGACGAACTTCGCGAACACGCACGGTATTTTCCAACTGACCAGTGGCCCTCTGAAAGCGCAGGTTGAACTGTTCTTTCTTCAGCTTTTCCACTTCATCAGCAATTTGATCCGCAGTCATCGCGCGGACATCTGATGCTTTCATGGGTCTATCCCTTCACACCGTTAGTCGGCGATGCGCTGTACGAAGCGTGTCTTGATAGGCAGCTTCGCAGCGGCAAGCCGCATGGCTTCCCGTGCAATATCCACAGGAACACCATCAATTTCAAACATAATACGACCCGGTGCTACGCGAGCTGCCCAGTATTCTGGCGAACCCTTACCTTTACCCATGCGGACTTCGGTAGGCTTCTTGGACACTGGAACATCCGGAAATACGCGGATCCACACACGACCGGCACGCTTCATGTGACGGGTCATAGCACGACGCGCGGCCTCGATCTGACGAGCGGTGACACGCGCAGGCTCCTGAGCCTTCAGACCGTAGGCACCAAAATTGAGCTCAAAGCCCCCTTTTGCGTTGCCATGAATACGGCCCTTGTGCTGCTTGCGATATTTTGTGCGCTTTGGTTGCAGCATTGTGTTTCTCTCTTAACTCAGTTTGTAACCGACATTAAGCAGCAGGTTTATTGCTACGACGGCGCTGGTTATTGTTGTTGCCCTGATCCTGGTTTTCAGAAGCGCGGCGTTCAGAGGCCATCGGATCATGTTCCATGATCTCGCCTTTGTAAATCCACACCTTGATACCAGAAATGCCATAAGCGGTCAGAGCTTCAGCAGTACCATAGTCAATGTCAGCGCGCAGAGTGTGAAGCGGAACGCGACCTTCACGATACCATTCGGTACGTGCGATCTCGGCACCACCCAGACGGCCTGCACAGTTGATACGAATACCTTCAGCGCCCATCCGCATGGCGGACTGAACGGCCCGTTTCATTGCGCGACGGAAAGCAACACGGCGTTCCAGCTGCTGTGCAATGGACTGAGCAACGAGGTTGGCATCGCATTCCGGCTTCCGTACTTCAACAATGTTGATGTGGACGTCGGAGCTGGTCAGTTTGCCAACTTTCGAGCGAAGTTTTTCGATGTCGGCGCCTTTTTTGCCGATTACGATGCCCGGACGTGCAGAGTGAATGGTCACACGGCACTTCTTGTGCGGACGCTCGATAACGATTTTGGATACAGCCGCCTGCTTGAGTTCTTCTTCCAGCATGGCGCGAATAGCGTAATCTTCATGAAGAAGAGTACCGTATTCGCCCTTGTTTGCATACCAGCGAGAATCCCAGGTGCGGTTGATGCCAAGACGAAGACCAATTGGATTAACCTTGTGTCCCATCAGGCTGTCTCCTCAACTTCACGAACAACAATCGTCAGGTTGGAGAAAGGCTTGAGGATCTTGCCAACACGGCCACGAGCACGTGGCTGCCAGCGTTTCATCACAAGTGCCTTACCAACATAAGCTTCTGCTACAATCAGGCTGTCAACATCCAGCTCGTGGTTGTTTTCAGCGTTGGCGATCGCAGATTCCAAACATTTTTTCACATCTTTTGCGATGCGTTTGGAAGAGAAGGTCAGATCGGCCAAAGCCTTGTCAACCTTTTTCCCCCGGATCATCGCTGCGACAAGGTTCAGCTTCTGCGGAGACGTGCGAAGCATGCGGCTGACCGCTTTCGCTTCATTGTCTTTCAGGACGCGTGCGCGTTTTGCCTTACCCATTATTTCCTCTTAGCCTTTTTGTCGGCCCCGTGACCGTAGTAGTTACGGGTCGGAGAAAATTCGCCCAGTTTGTGTCCGACCATCTCCTCAGAGACGAGTACGGGCACATGCTTCTGACCATTGTACACACCGAAGGTGAGACCGACGAAGTGAGGCAGGATCGTGGAGCGACGGCTCCAGGTCTTGATCACTTCGCTACGACCAGAAGAGCGAACCTTGTCTGCCTTCTTCAGAAGGTATCCGTCTACAAACGGACCTTTCCAAACAGAACGTGCCATCGGTTAACCCTTATTTCTTGCGCTGATGCCGACTGCGAACAATGAACTTGTTGGTCGACTTGTTAGAGCGAGTACGCTTGCCCTTGGTAGGCTTGCCCCATGGAGACACAGGGTGACGACCACCAGAGGTCCGGCCTTCACCACCACCATGTGGGTGATCAACCGGGTTCATAACGACACCGCGCACTTCTGGACGTTTACCGAGCCAACGGTTACGGCCAGCTTTACCAAGATTGATGTTTGAATGTTCCGGGTTGGAAACAGCACCAACGCTGGCCATGCAAGAGCCAAGTACCAGGCGGGTTTCACCAGAGTTCAAACGAATGATCGCATAGCCACTATCGCGTCCGACCAGCTGGGCATAAGCACCAGCAGAGCGTGCAATCTGACCACCCTTGCCCGGCTTCATCTCCACGTTGTGGATGATGGTACCAACAGGCATGTTGGCCAGTGGCATTGCGTTGCCTGGTTTGATGTCGGCGGCTTTGTTGGCGGAAACAACCTTGTCGCCAGCGCGGAGGCGCTGAGGAGCCAGGATGTAGGCCTGCTCGCCGTCTTCATAGTTAACCAGAGCAATGAATGCCGTACGGTTCGGATCATATTCCAAACGCTCTACCGTGCCAACAGCGTCAAACTTGCGACGCTTGAAGTCGATGATACGATAGCTGCGTTTATGACCGCCACCACGACGACGTGATGTGACGCGACCATTGTTGTTACGACCGCCAGACTTGGTC
Proteins encoded:
- the rplE gene encoding 50S ribosomal protein L5; this translates as MAEATYTPRLKTLYEDVIRSKMQEQFSYSNPHRMPKLEKVVLNIGVGEAVNDSKKVKAALEDLQAIAGQKPVITKARKSIATFKVREGMPIGVKVTLRGDRMYEFLDRLITIALPRVRDFRGLNGKSFDGNGNYAMGLKEHIVFPEIDYDKVDQIWGMDIIVCTNTSNDAEARALLKEFNFPFNR
- the rplX gene encoding 50S ribosomal protein L24, whose protein sequence is MAAKLKKGDRVIVLAGKDKGKSGEIVQVMPAEERAIVRGVNLVKRHQRQTQLQEAGIVTKEAPIHLSNLALADPKDNKPTRVGFTVKEGNKVRVAKRSGDVIDG
- the rplN gene encoding 50S ribosomal protein L14: MIQMQTNLDVADNSGARRVMCIKVLGGSKRKYAGIGDIIVVSVKEAIPRGRVKKGDVMKAVVVRTAKAIRRPDGSVIRFDRSAAVLVNNNKEPIGTRIFGPVPRELRAHNHMKIISLAPEVL
- the rpsQ gene encoding 30S ribosomal protein S17, yielding MPKRILQGLVVSDKQDKTVVVKVERRFTHPLLKKTVRRSKRYQAHDEGNSFKVGDQIYIQESAPISKSKRWVVVGKELPTS
- the rpmC gene encoding 50S ribosomal protein L29, which codes for MKASDVRAMTADQIADEVEKLKKEQFNLRFQRATGQLENTVRVREVRRDIARLMTIAQQKRAESAE
- the rplP gene encoding 50S ribosomal protein L16 — protein: MLQPKRTKYRKQHKGRIHGNAKGGFELNFGAYGLKAQEPARVTARQIEAARRAMTRHMKRAGRVWIRVFPDVPVSKKPTEVRMGKGKGSPEYWAARVAPGRIMFEIDGVPVDIAREAMRLAAAKLPIKTRFVQRIAD
- the rpsC gene encoding 30S ribosomal protein S3; the protein is MGHKVNPIGLRLGINRTWDSRWYANKGEYGTLLHEDYAIRAMLEEELKQAAVSKIVIERPHKKCRVTIHSARPGIVIGKKGADIEKLRSKVGKLTSSDVHINIVEVRKPECDANLVAQSIAQQLERRVAFRRAMKRAVQSAMRMGAEGIRINCAGRLGGAEIARTEWYREGRVPLHTLRADIDYGTAEALTAYGISGIKVWIYKGEIMEHDPMASERRASENQDQGNNNNQRRRSNKPAA
- the rplV gene encoding 50S ribosomal protein L22, translating into MGKAKRARVLKDNEAKAVSRMLRTSPQKLNLVAAMIRGKKVDKALADLTFSSKRIAKDVKKCLESAIANAENNHELDVDSLIVAEAYVGKALVMKRWQPRARGRVGKILKPFSNLTIVVREVEETA
- the rpsS gene encoding 30S ribosomal protein S19, yielding MARSVWKGPFVDGYLLKKADKVRSSGRSEVIKTWSRRSTILPHFVGLTFGVYNGQKHVPVLVSEEMVGHKLGEFSPTRNYYGHGADKKAKRK
- the rplB gene encoding 50S ribosomal protein L2 gives rise to the protein MALKTFKPTSPGTRQLVIVDRSDLWKGKPVKTLTEGLTKSGGRNNNGRVTSRRRGGGHKRSYRIIDFKRRKFDAVGTVERLEYDPNRTAFIALVNYEDGEQAYILAPQRLRAGDKVVSANKAADIKPGNAMPLANMPVGTIIHNVEMKPGKGGQIARSAGAYAQLVGRDSGYAIIRLNSGETRLVLGSCMASVGAVSNPEHSNINLGKAGRNRWLGKRPEVRGVVMNPVDHPHGGGEGRTSGGRHPVSPWGKPTKGKRTRSNKSTNKFIVRSRHQRKK